TTGTAGTAGGCGGGAAGGACGTACTCGATCCAAGGACGGAAGGTGGAGAAGTCCTTGCCGCCGTACTGCTGCCAGTTGAGGAGGAAGCGGCCCTCACCGGTGAGGTAGGCGAACTTGCGCATGTGGGCCAGGTGATTGCCGGGCGAAGCGTTCGCCTGGTTGCCCCAGGCGTGGTGGTCCATACCCACGGGGATGACTCGGCAGAACCAGTCACCGAGGCGACGATAGAAGGGATTGCGGCCGAGGTGGGCCCCGGGCAAGGCCGTGTCGAAGTAGAGCGTTGCGTTCATGAGCCACTTGCACTTGGAGGTACCGTAGCCCGCGCCCTCGTTCCAGGCCTCGTCAAAGCCGTGACTGCAGGTGACGCCCACCAGGTAGTTACTGATGAGATCATACCAGGCCTTTCCGACCGGACTGTGCTCGTAGAGGACGAGGCCGCAGACGGCGGTGTCCATGGCGGCCTCGAACTGGTGACTGGCGGCCATGCCGGCAAGAGAAGAAGCCCGAACAGTGGGCTGACCGGCTCCGATGGTAGTTCGGTAGCGAAGGGTGACGGTGAGCTTGCGAGCGCCCTGAAGTGCGACGGACTGAGACCAGGCGCCTCGCTGAGTGCTGTCCCGGCAGAGGATGCCGACGGCACCTGTACCGTCGGCGCCACCCTTGGGGTCGAACTTGAGGTCGGCAGCGGTGCCGTAGTCGCTGCTTGACCAACCGGCCGGGGCGTTCGCGGTTGCCTGGGCGAAGTCGGGATTGCGCACCAGGGCGGTGCCCTTCTCGTCGGTCACCTGCACGCGGTCCCACCACACCTCACCGGCGCTGTAGTAGTTGAAGGGCTCGATCGCCACGTGAGTGGCGCCCGCGGGAACGGGCACCTCCCAAGTCTGCTCGCGCCACTGGTCACTGGGCATGACGGTCTGCCGGGAATCGCCAAGCTGCAGGGACCGGTTCGCCTCGGAGCGGAAGGTCAGGCGGAGCATGCCGCCACGTCCACCACCGGCGGCCCAGGAGAAACGGTTCATGATGTGGTCAACGCGCCACTGGAGTGAGTTGATCATGACCTGGCGCTCGGATTCCGTCAGGTCGCGGTAGAGCCAGTCGAAGAGCAGCGCCAGGTGCTCGTTGCCCTGGGTCGCGTCCTCGCTGCCGTCGCCGCCGAGACCTTCAGGAGAGGAACGTCCACCGGGAGGATAGGCGGCCCACTGCAGTGCCCGCTCCTTGACGGCGGCGTAGCGCGGATCGCCGGTCATCCGCCAGACGAAGCAGACGGTGACCAGGTCCTCGGCGATGCTGTAGAAGGGCTGCTGCGGCTCGGTTCGCCGGTCGGAAGTCGGGAAAACAGCCCACCAGGGCTTCCTGAGGATGCTGTCGGCACGCTGGATCATGTAGTCGAGGGCGGCCCTCGAGGAGGGGTTCTCCTGCGCCAAAGCCCGGATACGAGGCAGGTTCGCGGCGGTGAAGAGCACTCGCGGGTGAGCGGGAGTGGGAAGCTTCGGGACGGCGAGAGCGGAGCGGTCCCACTGGCTCGCCTGCGGGGAAAGGGTGAAGGACCGGACGGCACTGAAGCGCTGCTTCGGGGTGCCGAGGTCGTAGCCAAGGCGCCAGTACCACTTGGACGAGCCCGTCAGTACCGGCAGGGCATTGTAGAAGTTGTAGGGACTCGTCACGTTGACGACTGGGTCGGAGCAGTCGGGATTGGCGGAGATCTGCAAGGTGAAGGAGTGACTCGTGTCCGACCAGTCCTTCGGCCAGTCAGGCCACAACGGCCAGCTCATGCGTGGTGGGTTGAGGTCGACAACCTCGCCGTCGAAGGGACGCCAGTTGACGTAGCGGCTGTAGTGACTGCGCGGATTGTCGGGCACACGTGCGGCCGCGCCAATCCGCAGGGGCTCGCAACTCGTCTCGCAGGCAAGGCAGATCAGGGTCAGGACTGCAGCCAGACCCGTCAGTTCACGCAGCAACATTGCCACCGACCTCCCTGCATTGAAAGCGCCGGGGATGCGCTTGGGTATGGGTTGGGTTCGCCGCACAGGTGATAGACGCCTGCCGCCTGCCGGAAGGTCGGACCGGGCAAGGATGAAGGGTGGCAGGTTTGGCGCTGCTCGGGGTGGAACCGCCCCTCACCACCGTTCAGGAGGAGGGAGTCTGCTCATGCCGTCACGAGTGCTGATGGTCTCGCTGTGTCTCGGGACACTGCCCCTTTGTGGTGTCATGCCCGCTGGAGCCCAGGCGAACCTGGTGCCGAACCCGGGCTTCGAACTGGCCGATGGGGACGCCCCTGCCTTCTGGGAGATGCGCACGCCGACCGACGAGGTGCGCGAACTGAGCTGGTCGGCTGAGGTGGCCCACAGCGGACGACACTCGATGTGCATCCGCAACAACGCCGCCGTGATCAGCCGGTGGCGCACGGGCTACCTTGGCGATCTGGTGATCAAGCCTGGGTCCCGGTGCGAACTGAGCGGTTGGGTGAAGAGCGCAGCACTGGAGGGCGTGGCTCACCTGCGGCTGTACTTCATGAGCCCGAGCGGGGAGATCCTGGCGCAGCCCGACTCGGAACGAGTGTCCGGCGATAGTGATTGGACGCGAGTGACCCTCACGACGACGGCACCCGCGGTGCCCAGCTACTCAATGGTATACCTGGAGATGAACGGTCGCGGGACTGCCTGGTATGACGACCTGGTGCTGAGCGCTGAGAGGGGTGGCGAGGTGCTCGGTGGCGAGAGGAAGGCTCCGGTCTGCGGGCCGGAGGACTTCTGGGAACTGAAGGGATTCGAGCGTACCCGGCGCGGTGACGCCTACTGCCTGCAACTGCCGCCGGAGGTGACAGAGGGCACGGCGCTGCTGTACTTCACGGGAGACACGGGGCGCTATGATGTCAAGGTGGCGTACTTGGATGAGCCCGACGGAGCGGCGACGATCTCGGCGAGTCTCAACGGTAAGGAACTGGGCTCGAAGACACTGAACGAAGTGACCGAGGGCACCGCCGACGTGCGCAAGGAGTGGACGCTCAAGGGCGTCGACCTCCAGCGCAACAGCAAGCTGGTGCTCAGGGGGAAGGCGGACGTGGGCGAGTATTGCCGCCTGCTGAGTGTGAGCTTTGCGCCGGCCGGGGGATTCTCCGGAGTGCTGCTTGGTGCCGACCAGCTTCCTCCGCCCCCTTCCCTACTGGTCTATCAGGGCGCCTCGGAAGTGGCTGCCGGGCGCTCGATGGTCGCGGCCTTCCTGGACAAGTACGCAACCGGTCCGCGGAATGCAGAGCGAGAGGCGCAGTTGGCGGCGCTGAAGACGCCAGCCGACTGGCTCGCCTATCAGAAGGGCCTGCGGGCCCGTCTCGCGGAGTATCTGGGACCCTTCCCGGCACGGACGCCGCTGAACCCGCGAGTGGTCGGGACGGTTGAACGCGAAGGGTATGCGATCGAGAAGGTGATCTACGAAAGCTGCCCGGGGTACTTCGTGACCGCCAACTTCTACCGGCCCAAGGGGCGAACGTTTCCGGTTCCCGGCGTGATCTTCGTCTGCGGACACTCGAACGAGGGCAAGGGATGGGTGCTGTATCACGAGACCTGCCTGGGGCTGGTGCAGAAGGGCTATGCGGTGCTTGCCATCGACCCGCAGGGACAGGGCGAGCGCTCAGAGTACTTCGAGCCGGAGACCCTGAAGAACCTGGTCGGCACTACCGTTCCGCAGCACCATCAGTTGCTGCGTCCTTCCTTCCTCGTGGGCCAGACGCTGGGCGGCTATCGCACCTGGGACGCGATTCGCGGTGTCGACTATCTGGTCTCGCGTCCTGAAGTCAACGCGGAGCAACTCGCGGCCGTCGGCAACTCCGGTGGCGGGCAGATGGCCCTGTTGGTGACGGCAGCGGACGAGCGGATCAAGGTGTGCGCTGCCGCCCATCCCGGCGGTAGCTGTGAGAACACCTACCTCAACGGGATCTCGCTCCGCGACAAGGAAGTGCTGAGCCTCATCGCGCCGCGACCGTGCCGGTTCATCGTAGGCAAGGACTCGGGAGAGACGCATCACGTGCCACGGGCGGCCGACATGCAGCGGTTCTACGTGGGGATGGGCTACGGGACCGACCGGTGCGAGGTGAAGTGGGTCGACGGAATCCACGACATGAAGCAACCCAAGCGTGAGGCTGCCTACGAGTGGCTGAACCACTGGCTGGGGAAGGAAGCTGAGGGGACGGCGGAGGCGAAGCTGGAACCGCTGACGGCCCAGGAGCTGTGGTGTACGGAGAGCGGGTTCGCGGTGAAGTCGCTGGGCGGAGCGACCGGACAAGCGCTGAACCAGCGGCGGCTGGCGGAGATTGCACCGCACCGCGTGGCACCTGCTTCGGCGTCGGAGGCGCAGAGACAGGCAGAGGCGCTGCGGAAGGCCGTTCTTGCGCGACTAGGGCTGCACGTGGCGGCGAATCGCCCGGCACCGGAAGTGCGTGTCCTGCGTGAGGTGACCGGGTCGGGGTTCACAGCCCAGATGCTCACCCTCCAGGCGGAGCCCGGGATCAACCTTCCGGCGGTGCTGCTGCAGCCGCAGTCACCTCGCCCCGGCGCGCCGGTGGTCATTCATGCGGCAGAGCGCGGGAAACCAACACGGTACGATCTGCCCTCGCTGCCGCTGAGCTTGTGTCGGGCGGGGTATGTGGTGCTGTCGGTGGATGTCCGCGACGAAGGCGAAAGCGATCCGATGGCCGGTCAGTATCCGGCGAGTGCGGCTGGGTACGTGCCGACGCAGTGGAGCAAGGACACTCGATCCATCACGGCCTACGGCTGCCTGGGACGCACCATGATCGGGATGCAGGCCTACGACGTTCTGCGCGCCTGTGACTACCTGCGGACGCGGCCTGATCTTGGCGGCCGCAAGACAGTGCTGGTCGGCGAAGGACTGGGCGGAGTGTGGGCGTTGCTGGCCGGTGCGCTGGACTCGACGGTATCGCAGGTGGTCACGCTGCATACGCTGTGCTCGCTGCGGCAGCTCATCGAGAACCCGTACCATGAGGTATACGACTACTTCTGGATGCCCTCGGCCTTGGCCGACTTCGACCTTCCGGAGCTGGCGGCGCTGGTTGCGCCACGACGCGCCCTGTGGATCGACCCGGTGGAGGCGATGAACAGGCCGGTGACGGCCAAAGACTTCGGGCGGTACGCGGGATGGTCGCAGGAGATGGCGACCGCGCTGGGCGGGTCGCTGGAGTGTGTGGCGACTGGCGAGGGAACTCTCGACCAGACCTCGGCGGAAGTGTTGCGGGCGCTGCAGACGCGCTGAGAGGGACTTGTGTTGCGAGGTGAAGTGAAGCGCGGGTGACATAGCCCGCGCTTCGTGGTGACCGGTCTGCTCGGCAGTGCGTGCTATCGCTGCCAGTGGGCCAGGAGGTAGTCGATGTACCGATCCATCATCTCGCCGGGGATGTTGGGCGGCAGGTGATTGCCGACGGCAAGGATCAGCCCCTTGCAGCCTCTGGCGGCCTCGAAGGTCCTGTCGAGGCTGTCCTTCACCGTCTCCCAGGGGCGGAAGGCCAGGTCCCGGCAGTCCACGTAGCTCCCCACCAGGCAGCAGCGGTCTCCGAAGTGGTCGACCATCCAGCCGAAGTCGTTACAGGGCTCGAAGATGAAGCCATCCACGCCCAGGTCCGCGATGTCCTCGGCGAACTCCGTGAAGTTGCCGTCGGAGCAGAACAGTATCTTCTTGCCGGCAGCCTTGAGTGGCTTCCACAACTCGCCGTAGCGTGGCAGGATGACCGACCTGTAGATGCTGGGATGCATGAAGGCGCCGCTGGTCCAGACGAAGTCGTCATGTTGGATGATGACTTCGGCGCTGGTCTGGGCCCAGGCCTTCATGTGGTGCTCGGTGAAGCGGAAGAGGCGGTCGAGGACGCCTTCCAGCTTCGCGGGCTCAGAGGCGGCCAGAAGCAGCATGTCCCAGCCGAAGGCCTGGATCGCGCCGGAGATGATGGTCTTGTAGTAGCCGCCCGTCACCAGTTGGTCGGGGCGAGTCTCGCGTGCGCCCTGGATCTGCTTTTCGTAGGTGGCCACCTGCTCGGAGAAGTCGGGCAGGCCATACTCGGCGATGGGATCGAAGGCCCAGACCTCCTCCGGTGTCCTGAAGGGGCACTCCTTGGGCTGGCGCAGGTCACTGCCATCGGCGGCGTACTCGGCATGGCCCATGTCGGTGGCGCGACCGAGGGCCAGCCAGTTACCGTGGAGACCGTCGTTCGTGCCGAAGGAGAAGTCGAAGCCCCAGAGCTTCTCAAGCTCGAGCATCGCTGCCGGATCGGCGGGATCGAGACCTGTCTTCCGGCGCAGGTAGTCCTTGTGGTAGCCCAGGCTGTACTCGGTATGACCGAAGCGTGGCGTGGGCTTGAGGTTGATGCAGTCAAGGGCAATCTGCCGGCTCATGGGGTAGCTCCCGGGGTAAGCAATCACGCAAGGCGAGCCTAGGTTCGCGGGTGATCGCAGGCCACCTCCTTACGGCTTCGGCACTGCGTTCCCAGGAGGTGGCCTGTGGCAAGAGGCCGAATGGTGCAGCAAGAACTAGAGGTACTACTTCCCACGCGGAGGAGCCTGGTCGTGACCAATCGCGAGCGCTACGTGAACTGCGTGACCTTCCGTCCCGTGGACCGAGTCCCGAACCACGAACTTGGGATCTGGGGCCAGACCTATGACCGCTGGCTGACCGAGGGCATGCCTCCGGAGGCGATTCGTGAAGCCTGGTTCGACGGGATCGAGTACTTCGGCCTCGACCGGCGCGAGTTCCTCAACATCAACCTGGGGATGATCCCGGCCTTCGACCACGAGATGATCGAGGAGACCGACCGCTATGTGATCGCCCGAAATGGGCAGGGCATCGTGACCAAGGCACTCAAGGAAGGCACGGCGCACGGGACGCGCATGTCCATGGACCAGTACCTGCGCTTCCCGGTGGAGACCCCGGAAGACTTCGCCGCCCTCAGGAAGCGCTACGAGGCAAGCAACCCGCTGCGCTACCCAACCTACTGGGACAGCCGGGTGAAGTGCTGGAACGCCCGCGAGCACACAATGTGCCTGGGCGTGAATACCTGTGTGGGCCTGTATTCGAACCTGCGGCGCTGGATGGGCACAGAGAACCTCTCGCTGGCCTTCTACGACCAGCCGGAGCTGGTGCACGAGATGGTGGAGTTCGTCGCCGACTTCACGATGCAGACCGTGCAGCGGGCCGTCGAGGACGTGGACATCGACTACTTCAACTACTTCGAGGATTTCGCGTGCAAGTCGGGGCCGCTGCTCTCGCCGGCGATCTTCCGCAAGTTCTTCATGCCGCACTACAAGCGCATGAACGAGTTCTTCCGAGCCCACGGGATCACCATCATCGCGCTGGACTCGGACGGGAACACGGAGCCGCTGATACCGCTGCTGATTGAGTGTGGGGTGACGCTGCACTGGCCCTGCGAGATTGCCTCGGGGATGGAGCCGCAGAAGCTGCGCAAGGAGTATGGTCATGACCTCGCGCTCTCCGGCGGCATCGACAAGCGAGAGATCGCGAAGGGCCCGGAGGCGGCTGAACGCGAGGTCCTCCGCAAGGTCCCTGAGTTGACTGCGGACGGCGGCTACATCCCGACGCTGGACCACACCTTCCCGCCGGACATCTCGTACGACAGCTTCCTGCACTACCTGGAGATCAAGCAGAAGTGCCTGGAGGGCTAAACGCACTCATGGTCCCCGGGAGCGCGGTAGAATCGCGCGGGACTGAGCACAAGGGAGTCGCACCGGTCACCTGGCGTGCAGTGACGCTGGGGTGTGTGTTGGTGCCGCTGAACGTGTGGTTCGTGGTGACCGGGCTCTACTGCGGGCAGAGCCGCCCGACCACGGTCAGCCTGATCTTCAACGTGGTCATCACGATTGCAGTGCTGGCGCTGCTCAACGGCACGGTGCGACGGCTCAGGCCGAAGTGGGCACTGAGTCAGGGCGAGCTCGTGGTGATCTACGCCATGCTCAGCCTTGGGTCGGCGGTCGCAGGACTGGACCAGATTCAGACCTGCGCCGAGGTCGTCGCGCACCCGATCTGGGGAGCCACGCCGGAGAACAAGTGGGAGGACCTGTTCGTCACCCAGATGCCCAAGTGGCTGACGGTGAGTGACGAGCGGGCGCTGCAGGCGTACTTCGACAGCCACCGGCCGATGTTCGAGACGCACTACTGGCGACCGTGGCTGCGAGTAGCGGCACTGTGGTCGGGCTTCAGCCTCACGCTCATCATGGTCATGACCTGCCTGAACACGCTGTTCCGGAAGCAGTGGACGGACGAGGCCAAGCTGAGCTTCCCGATCATCCAGCTTCCGCTGGAGATGACCCGGGCTCGCTGTGCGCTGTGGACGAGTGGGCTGTTCTGGATCGGGTTCGGGGTCGCCCTCTTCATTGACCTGCTGAACGGTCTGCACTTTCTGTACCCGAAGGTGCCGCACATCCTGGGTGAGATGGGGTCGCAGTACGACCTGAACACCTACGTGCGGAATCAGCCCTGGCGGGCGATCGGCTGGACGCCGATGCGCGTCTTCCCCTTCGGCGTCGGGCTGGCGTTCTTCATCCCACTGGACCTGGCCTTCAGCTCGTGGTTCTTCTACGTGCTCAGCAAGTTCCAGCGGGTCGGGGCCACTGCGCTCGGCTGGGGAAACCTGCCCAAGGCCCCGTGGATTGACGAGCAGATGCATGCCGCGTATCTCGCGCTCGCGGTATTCTGCCTGTGGTCGTCGCGCAAGCACCTGAAGGACTCGCTGTACGCGGCGCTCGGGTATCGGGCCTATGACGACAGCGGCGAGCCCCTTCCCTACTCCTGGGCGCTGTGGGGAGTGATCGTGGGCTGCGTCGCGTTGCTGGTGTTCTGCCTGCGTGCGGGGATGACGCTGTGGCCCGCGGTGGCCTTCCTGGTGATGTACTTTCTGGTCTCGATTGCGATTGCGCGGATTCGTGCCGAGCTGGGATCGCCGGTTCACGACCTGCACAAGATCGGCCCGGAGGCGATCATCACCGAGGTGATCGGCGCTGGACCGCTGGGCGTGGCAAACCTGACGATGTTCTCGTTCTTTTGGTCCTTCAACCGGGCGCACCGGAGTCATCCGATGCCGCACCAGTTGGAGGCGATGAAGCTGGCTGACGAGGTGGGGCTGGACCAGCGGCAACTCACCGGCGCTCTCATGCTGGCGACGGTGCTGGGGCTGGCCGTCGGCTGGCTGGTGATGCTCAACGACGGCTTCGCCTATGGAGGTCGTTCGGGGAAAGGTCAGGAAGCCTTCGTGCGGCTCCAGGGATGGCTGACGAGCCCCGGTGAGACGAACTGGTATGCTGTGGCTGCCCTGGCCGGCGGGGCGATCGTGACGGGGTTCCTGGCGGCCATGAGGTCGCGCTTCGCCTGGTGGTCGCTGCATCCCGTGGGCTTCGCGGTCTCGGGTGGCTGGTCAATGTCGCTGTTCGCGCCGTCGATTCTGGTGGCGTGGTTGGCGAAGGCGATCCTCCTTCGCTACGGCGGGATGTCCTCCTTCCGCCCGGCGTCGCGGTTCTTCTTCGGGATGATTCTGGGCGAGTTCCTGGCCGGCACTTGGTGGGGCCTGTACGGGATTGCGCTGCACCAGCCGATGTACAACTTCCTTCCCTGACCCCTGGCGAAGAGGGGCTTACGACTCGGGAGAGGCATGGACCAATGACCGTTCGCGAACGCTTCAAGGCTGTGATGAACTTCGAGCCCTTCGACCGGCTGCCCGTGGTCGAGTGGGCCGTCTGGTGGAACCAGACCATCGACCGCTGGCACACGGAGCAACTGCCGGCGGAGGTGGTGGACCGTTATGACATCTGTCGACACTTCGGGCTGGATCTGTACCTGCAAGGCGGGTTCCCGATTCGTGGCAAGGGCTGCCCTGCGCCTGCTTCACATGGAGCGGGAATCCTGACCAACGCAGAGGAGTACGAGCAGGTTCTGCCCTTCCTGTACCCCGAGGGGGTCGTGAACCATGGGATGTGGGAGCAGTGGGCACAGATGCAGGCGAAGGGCGATGCCGTGCTGTGGTTCACGCTGGAGGGGTTCTTCTGGTACCCGCGAACGCTGTTCGGAATCGAGCGGCACCTGTATGCGTTCTTCGATCAGCCTGAGCTGATGCGGCGGATGAATCAGGACCTCGTCGAGTGGCAGATCCGGGTGGTCGAGGAGCTGTGCGAGGTCTGCACGCCTGACTTCATGACCTTCGCCGAGGACCTGAGCTACAACCACGGGCCGATGCTGTCGAAGGCCATGTTCGACGAGTTCATCCTGCCCTACTACCAGCAGATCATCCCGCGTCTGCGCGAGCGTGGGATTATTCCGATCATCGACTCCGACGGCGATGTGACGGTCCCCGCCTACTGGTTCGAGGAGGCTGGGCTTGAGGGTATCCTGCCGCTGGAGCGCCAGGCCGGAGTCGATGTGGCACGTCTTCGGAGCGAACACCCGCGGATGCGGTTCATCGGGCACTTCGACAAGATGACCATGAACAAGGGCGAGGAGGCAATGCGTCGGGAGTTCGAGCGACTGCTCCCAACGGCTTCGCAGGGCGGGTACATCGTTAGCTGCGACCACCAGACACCGCCCGGCGTTTCCTATGACCAATACCAACTGTATCTGCGCCTGTTCCGCGAGTATGCGGAGGAGGCAGGGCAGAGATCACGGCAGTAGTCAGACGTCCAGTCTGCCCGGTGAGAGCCGGGCTCAAGGAGAGAGTCCCAGGATGCGAGCCAAAGCACTCATCTGCGATGAACAGCAGCACTTCAGCCTTGAAGAGGTGGACCTGCCGGACATGACGGCGAAGCAGATCGCCATCCGGACACTGTACACCGGCGTCAGTATCGGCACCGAGTTCGCGCTCATCCGCAACAAGATCTCGTGGGGACCCTATCCCCTGTGCACCGGGTACCAGGGCACCGGAATCGTGGAGGCCGTCGGTGCGGAGGTGGGCAACTTCGCGGTCGGCGACCGCGTGTACTTCCGGCGCAACGATGCCATGGCGCTTGCAGACGGGCAGAAGGTGTCCTGCGTGAGTGGCTCGCACTGCTCCTACGCGATCCTGGACCCGAACACCAGCCATGGCGCCGCGGTGCTTCCCGAGGGTGCGCCGATTGACGTCGCGTCGATGTTCGTGATGCCTGCGGTCGGGCTGAATGGCGTCGATATGGC
The sequence above is drawn from the Armatimonadia bacterium genome and encodes:
- a CDS encoding DUF4962 domain-containing protein: MLLRELTGLAAVLTLICLACETSCEPLRIGAAARVPDNPRSHYSRYVNWRPFDGEVVDLNPPRMSWPLWPDWPKDWSDTSHSFTLQISANPDCSDPVVNVTSPYNFYNALPVLTGSSKWYWRLGYDLGTPKQRFSAVRSFTLSPQASQWDRSALAVPKLPTPAHPRVLFTAANLPRIRALAQENPSSRAALDYMIQRADSILRKPWWAVFPTSDRRTEPQQPFYSIAEDLVTVCFVWRMTGDPRYAAVKERALQWAAYPPGGRSSPEGLGGDGSEDATQGNEHLALLFDWLYRDLTESERQVMINSLQWRVDHIMNRFSWAAGGGRGGMLRLTFRSEANRSLQLGDSRQTVMPSDQWREQTWEVPVPAGATHVAIEPFNYYSAGEVWWDRVQVTDEKGTALVRNPDFAQATANAPAGWSSSDYGTAADLKFDPKGGADGTGAVGILCRDSTQRGAWSQSVALQGARKLTVTLRYRTTIGAGQPTVRASSLAGMAASHQFEAAMDTAVCGLVLYEHSPVGKAWYDLISNYLVGVTCSHGFDEAWNEGAGYGTSKCKWLMNATLYFDTALPGAHLGRNPFYRRLGDWFCRVIPVGMDHHAWGNQANASPGNHLAHMRKFAYLTGEGRFLLNWQQYGGKDFSTFRPWIEYVLPAYYNQPTPEPERDPVALFPIDGWAMAASGPPSLRSTYNEGTGVIFQCRPRGGFSHSFNSDGSFQLHAYGQMLNHGGGSSANLDAFAYHTMSHNTLLIDGLGQAQPGTGQTSPTYGRIVGFQRGDQYTYFAGDVTHCYPTQPGNYARWGLPLDKVYQQRALPYLSRFVRHILHLRNRYFVIYDDVATTQPATFTWLYHILPDDPIDFDPNSFRLDYSVGKVRVRLQQLSHPDELVLQDRQGLDGFLNPITGEDYREWRKDNIVCGHNLWISNSRPAKDWSFLTVVYPQEPGGAFPQIQRLDDATVRVGADLICFDPRSAFAAQSSFLVDVAAMRAATP
- a CDS encoding acetylxylan esterase, with the protein product MPSRVLMVSLCLGTLPLCGVMPAGAQANLVPNPGFELADGDAPAFWEMRTPTDEVRELSWSAEVAHSGRHSMCIRNNAAVISRWRTGYLGDLVIKPGSRCELSGWVKSAALEGVAHLRLYFMSPSGEILAQPDSERVSGDSDWTRVTLTTTAPAVPSYSMVYLEMNGRGTAWYDDLVLSAERGGEVLGGERKAPVCGPEDFWELKGFERTRRGDAYCLQLPPEVTEGTALLYFTGDTGRYDVKVAYLDEPDGAATISASLNGKELGSKTLNEVTEGTADVRKEWTLKGVDLQRNSKLVLRGKADVGEYCRLLSVSFAPAGGFSGVLLGADQLPPPPSLLVYQGASEVAAGRSMVAAFLDKYATGPRNAEREAQLAALKTPADWLAYQKGLRARLAEYLGPFPARTPLNPRVVGTVEREGYAIEKVIYESCPGYFVTANFYRPKGRTFPVPGVIFVCGHSNEGKGWVLYHETCLGLVQKGYAVLAIDPQGQGERSEYFEPETLKNLVGTTVPQHHQLLRPSFLVGQTLGGYRTWDAIRGVDYLVSRPEVNAEQLAAVGNSGGGQMALLVTAADERIKVCAAAHPGGSCENTYLNGISLRDKEVLSLIAPRPCRFIVGKDSGETHHVPRAADMQRFYVGMGYGTDRCEVKWVDGIHDMKQPKREAAYEWLNHWLGKEAEGTAEAKLEPLTAQELWCTESGFAVKSLGGATGQALNQRRLAEIAPHRVAPASASEAQRQAEALRKAVLARLGLHVAANRPAPEVRVLREVTGSGFTAQMLTLQAEPGINLPAVLLQPQSPRPGAPVVIHAAERGKPTRYDLPSLPLSLCRAGYVVLSVDVRDEGESDPMAGQYPASAAGYVPTQWSKDTRSITAYGCLGRTMIGMQAYDVLRACDYLRTRPDLGGRKTVLVGEGLGGVWALLAGALDSTVSQVVTLHTLCSLRQLIENPYHEVYDYFWMPSALADFDLPELAALVAPRRALWIDPVEAMNRPVTAKDFGRYAGWSQEMATALGGSLECVATGEGTLDQTSAEVLRALQTR
- a CDS encoding uroporphyrinogen decarboxylase family protein produces the protein MSRQIALDCINLKPTPRFGHTEYSLGYHKDYLRRKTGLDPADPAAMLELEKLWGFDFSFGTNDGLHGNWLALGRATDMGHAEYAADGSDLRQPKECPFRTPEEVWAFDPIAEYGLPDFSEQVATYEKQIQGARETRPDQLVTGGYYKTIISGAIQAFGWDMLLLAASEPAKLEGVLDRLFRFTEHHMKAWAQTSAEVIIQHDDFVWTSGAFMHPSIYRSVILPRYGELWKPLKAAGKKILFCSDGNFTEFAEDIADLGVDGFIFEPCNDFGWMVDHFGDRCCLVGSYVDCRDLAFRPWETVKDSLDRTFEAARGCKGLILAVGNHLPPNIPGEMMDRYIDYLLAHWQR
- a CDS encoding uroporphyrinogen decarboxylase family protein → MTNRERYVNCVTFRPVDRVPNHELGIWGQTYDRWLTEGMPPEAIREAWFDGIEYFGLDRREFLNINLGMIPAFDHEMIEETDRYVIARNGQGIVTKALKEGTAHGTRMSMDQYLRFPVETPEDFAALRKRYEASNPLRYPTYWDSRVKCWNAREHTMCLGVNTCVGLYSNLRRWMGTENLSLAFYDQPELVHEMVEFVADFTMQTVQRAVEDVDIDYFNYFEDFACKSGPLLSPAIFRKFFMPHYKRMNEFFRAHGITIIALDSDGNTEPLIPLLIECGVTLHWPCEIASGMEPQKLRKEYGHDLALSGGIDKREIAKGPEAAEREVLRKVPELTADGGYIPTLDHTFPPDISYDSFLHYLEIKQKCLEG
- a CDS encoding DUF6785 family protein, with the protein product MVPGSAVESRGTEHKGVAPVTWRAVTLGCVLVPLNVWFVVTGLYCGQSRPTTVSLIFNVVITIAVLALLNGTVRRLRPKWALSQGELVVIYAMLSLGSAVAGLDQIQTCAEVVAHPIWGATPENKWEDLFVTQMPKWLTVSDERALQAYFDSHRPMFETHYWRPWLRVAALWSGFSLTLIMVMTCLNTLFRKQWTDEAKLSFPIIQLPLEMTRARCALWTSGLFWIGFGVALFIDLLNGLHFLYPKVPHILGEMGSQYDLNTYVRNQPWRAIGWTPMRVFPFGVGLAFFIPLDLAFSSWFFYVLSKFQRVGATALGWGNLPKAPWIDEQMHAAYLALAVFCLWSSRKHLKDSLYAALGYRAYDDSGEPLPYSWALWGVIVGCVALLVFCLRAGMTLWPAVAFLVMYFLVSIAIARIRAELGSPVHDLHKIGPEAIITEVIGAGPLGVANLTMFSFFWSFNRAHRSHPMPHQLEAMKLADEVGLDQRQLTGALMLATVLGLAVGWLVMLNDGFAYGGRSGKGQEAFVRLQGWLTSPGETNWYAVAALAGGAIVTGFLAAMRSRFAWWSLHPVGFAVSGGWSMSLFAPSILVAWLAKAILLRYGGMSSFRPASRFFFGMILGEFLAGTWWGLYGIALHQPMYNFLP
- a CDS encoding uroporphyrinogen decarboxylase family protein yields the protein MTVRERFKAVMNFEPFDRLPVVEWAVWWNQTIDRWHTEQLPAEVVDRYDICRHFGLDLYLQGGFPIRGKGCPAPASHGAGILTNAEEYEQVLPFLYPEGVVNHGMWEQWAQMQAKGDAVLWFTLEGFFWYPRTLFGIERHLYAFFDQPELMRRMNQDLVEWQIRVVEELCEVCTPDFMTFAEDLSYNHGPMLSKAMFDEFILPYYQQIIPRLRERGIIPIIDSDGDVTVPAYWFEEAGLEGILPLERQAGVDVARLRSEHPRMRFIGHFDKMTMNKGEEAMRREFERLLPTASQGGYIVSCDHQTPPGVSYDQYQLYLRLFREYAEEAGQRSRQ